The following are encoded together in the Sphaerodactylus townsendi isolate TG3544 linkage group LG12, MPM_Stown_v2.3, whole genome shotgun sequence genome:
- the BRD3OS gene encoding putative uncharacterized protein BRD3OS: MSGRPPLAEKAFSEGYARLRYRDTSLLIWQQQQQQLESLPPGTYLSQSRSTWYSQYGNQAILVRDKNKVDLTRDTGQSKFCTVM, from the coding sequence ATGAGTGGCCGGCCGCCACTTGCCGAAAAAGCTTTCTCGGAGGGCTACGCCCGCCTCCGTTACAGAGATACGTCTTTACTgatctggcagcagcagcagcagcaattggaGAGTCTTCCACCGGGCACCTACTTAAGCCAGAGTCGCAGCACGTGGTACTCGCAGTACGGCAACCAGGCTATTCTGGTGCGAGATAAAAACAAAGTGGACCTCACCAGGGACACGGGACAGTCCAAGTTTTGCACCGTCATGTGA